Genomic DNA from Calditrichota bacterium:
TCACGCCAGCGGTGTTCACCCGCATCGGAATATGCGTGCTGTGTCCGCCGTAAATTTTTCGCCCGACCACACGTTTTGCATATTGAACAGGTATTTTTCGCGTACCTTGAGTCAACATGACCACCGCCGCTACCGTTGCAAACATCAAGGCCCACAGAAAAACTTCCATCAACAGGGCGCGGTTTCCGGCAATTAATTGTTGTGTTTCATCCAATACGGCATTTGGAAATCGGGCAATAATTCCAATAAAAATAATCAGGGAAATACCGTTTCCAATGCCCCGGTCATCGATTTGCTCACCAAGCCACATGATGAGAACGGTACCCGCAGTCAGTGTAATCATCGTAAGCAAGCGAAATCCCATACCGGGATGCGGAACAACCAGCAAACCCGACTGTGTAACCGGAATATTCTCCAGAAAGACGCTGACTCCGTACGCCTGCAGTGCCGAAATCAGAACCGTCCCGTAACGGGTATATTGGGTGATCTTTTTTCGTCCTTCTTCACCCTCTTTTTGCAATTTCTGGAAATAGGGAACAACCGCACCCAGTAACTGAATGATAATGGATGCGGAGATGTAAGGCATAATACCCAGGGCAAAAACGGTTGCTTTACGGAAAGCCCCGCCGGCAAACATATCGTAAAGGCCGAACAGGGTATTTTGCGCCTGAACAAAAAACTCA
This window encodes:
- a CDS encoding preprotein translocase subunit SecY translates to MIESFQNIFKIPELKRRILFTLGILVVYRFGGHVPTPSIDTRALGEFFVQAQNTLFGLYDMFAGGAFRKATVFALGIMPYISASIIIQLLGAVVPYFQKLQKEGEEGRKKITQYTRYGTVLISALQAYGVSVFLENIPVTQSGLLVVPHPGMGFRLLTMITLTAGTVLIMWLGEQIDDRGIGNGISLIIFIGIIARFPNAVLDETQQLIAGNRALLMEVFLWALMFATVAAVVMLTQGTRKIPVQYAKRVVGRKIYGGHSTHIPMRVNTAGV